In a genomic window of Pseudomonas putida:
- a CDS encoding aspartate aminotransferase family protein, with protein MTSNNPQTREWQALSNDHHLAPFSDFKQLKEKGPRIITNAKGVYLWDSEGNKILDGMAGLWCVAVGYGRDELADAASKQMRELPYYNLFFQTAHPPALELAKSIADVAPEGMNHVFFTGSGSEGNDTMLRMVRHYWAIKGQPNKKVIISRKNGYHGSTVAGASLGGMTYMHEQGDLPIPGIVHIAQPYWFAEGGDMTPEEFGIWAANQLEEKILEVGVDNVGAFIAEPIQGAGGVIIPPDTYWPRIKEILAKYDILFVADEVICGFGRTGEWFGSDFYDLKPDMMTIAKGLTSGYIPMGGLIVRDEVVAVLNEGGDFNHGFTYSGHPVAAAVGLENIRILRDEKIVERVKSETAPYLQKRLRELNDHPLVGEVRGVGLLGAIELVQDKATRKRYEGKGVGMICRQFCFDNGLIMRAVGDTMIIAPPLVISKEEVDELVTKARKCLDLTLSALQG; from the coding sequence ATGACCAGCAACAACCCGCAAACCCGTGAATGGCAAGCCCTGAGCAACGATCACCACCTGGCTCCGTTCAGCGACTTCAAACAGCTGAAAGAGAAAGGCCCGCGGATCATCACCAATGCCAAGGGCGTTTACCTGTGGGACAGCGAAGGCAACAAGATTCTCGACGGCATGGCCGGCCTGTGGTGCGTGGCGGTCGGCTACGGTCGCGATGAGCTGGCGGACGCTGCCAGCAAGCAAATGCGCGAGCTGCCTTACTACAACCTGTTCTTCCAGACCGCGCACCCGCCTGCCCTGGAACTGGCCAAGTCCATCGCCGATGTCGCGCCAGAGGGCATGAACCACGTGTTCTTCACCGGTTCCGGTTCCGAAGGCAACGACACCATGCTGCGCATGGTTCGCCACTACTGGGCAATCAAGGGCCAGCCGAACAAGAAAGTCATCATCAGCCGCAAGAACGGCTATCACGGTTCCACCGTGGCCGGCGCGAGCCTGGGCGGCATGACCTACATGCACGAGCAGGGCGACTTGCCGATCCCGGGCATCGTCCACATCGCCCAGCCGTACTGGTTCGCCGAAGGCGGCGACATGACCCCGGAAGAGTTCGGCATCTGGGCGGCCAATCAGCTGGAAGAGAAAATTCTGGAAGTCGGCGTCGACAACGTCGGTGCCTTTATTGCCGAGCCGATCCAGGGCGCCGGTGGCGTAATCATTCCGCCAGACACCTACTGGCCGCGCATCAAGGAAATCCTCGCCAAGTACGACATCCTGTTCGTGGCGGACGAAGTGATTTGCGGTTTCGGCCGTACCGGTGAGTGGTTCGGCAGCGATTTCTACGACCTCAAGCCCGACATGATGACCATCGCCAAAGGCCTGACCTCCGGCTACATCCCGATGGGTGGCCTGATCGTGCGCGATGAAGTGGTGGCGGTGCTCAACGAAGGTGGCGATTTCAACCACGGCTTCACCTACTCCGGTCACCCGGTGGCGGCCGCTGTGGGTCTGGAAAACATCCGTATCCTGCGCGACGAGAAAATTGTCGAGCGCGTCAAGTCGGAAACGGCACCGTATTTGCAGAAACGTCTGCGCGAGCTGAACGATCACCCGCTGGTGGGCGAAGTGCGTGGCGTGGGTCTGTTGGGGGCCATCGAACTGGTTCAGGACAAGGCCACGCGCAAGCGCTACGAAGGCAAGGGCGTTGGCATGATCTGCCGGCAGTTCTGCTTTGATAACGGGCTGATCATGCGCGCCGTGGGCGACACCATGATCATCGCGCCACCGCTGGTGATCAGCAAAGAAGAGGTCGATGAGTTGGTGACCAAGGCCCGCAAGTGCCTGGACCTGACCCTGAGTGCGTTGCAGGGCTAA
- a CDS encoding polyamine ABC transporter substrate-binding protein, with the protein MKAFGKKLAGKTLLAMSLMGVMAGAVQADDKVLHVYNWSDYIAPDTIKKFEDESGIKVVYDVFDSNETLEAKLLAGKSGYDIVVPSNNFLAKQIKAGVYQKLDKSKLPNWDNLNKDLLKAVSVSDPGNEHAFPYMWGSIGIGYNAEKVKAALGADAPVDSWDLIFKPENAAKLKSCGISLLDSPTEMIPVALHYLGLPTDTQKQEDIKKAQDLIMKVRPSIAYFHSSKYISDLANGNICVAVGYSGDVYQAKSRAAEAGDKVKVSYNIPKEGAGSFYDMVAIPKDAENVEGAYKFMTFLQKPEIMAEITNAVRFPNGNAAATPLVDKDITSDPGVYPPADVLAKLYAIADLPAATQRIMTRTWTTIKSGK; encoded by the coding sequence ATGAAGGCATTCGGAAAAAAGCTTGCTGGCAAGACTCTCCTCGCCATGTCCCTGATGGGCGTGATGGCGGGTGCGGTCCAGGCGGACGACAAGGTGTTGCACGTCTATAACTGGTCCGACTACATCGCTCCGGACACCATCAAGAAGTTTGAAGACGAGTCGGGCATCAAAGTGGTCTACGACGTCTTCGACAGTAACGAAACCCTGGAAGCCAAGTTGCTGGCAGGCAAGTCCGGCTACGACATCGTCGTACCGTCGAACAACTTCCTGGCCAAGCAGATCAAGGCCGGCGTTTACCAGAAGCTGGACAAATCCAAGCTGCCTAACTGGGATAACCTGAACAAGGATCTGCTCAAGGCCGTATCGGTCAGCGACCCGGGTAACGAACACGCCTTCCCTTACATGTGGGGCTCGATCGGCATCGGCTACAACGCCGAGAAGGTCAAGGCCGCACTGGGCGCCGACGCTCCAGTCGACTCCTGGGACCTGATCTTCAAGCCTGAAAACGCCGCCAAGCTGAAGTCCTGCGGCATCAGCCTGCTGGACTCGCCAACCGAGATGATTCCGGTGGCGCTGCACTACCTGGGCCTGCCGACCGACACCCAGAAGCAGGAAGACATCAAGAAAGCCCAGGACCTGATCATGAAGGTTCGTCCTTCGATCGCTTACTTCCACTCGTCCAAGTACATCTCGGACCTTGCCAACGGCAACATCTGCGTGGCCGTGGGTTACTCGGGTGACGTGTACCAGGCCAAGTCCCGCGCGGCTGAAGCCGGTGACAAGGTGAAAGTCAGCTACAACATTCCGAAAGAAGGTGCTGGCAGCTTCTACGACATGGTCGCCATCCCTAAAGATGCCGAAAACGTCGAAGGCGCCTACAAGTTCATGACCTTCCTGCAGAAGCCGGAAATCATGGCCGAGATCACCAACGCCGTACGTTTCCCGAACGGTAACGCCGCTGCCACGCCACTGGTCGATAAAGACATCACCAGCGACCCGGGCGTTTACCCACCGGCTGATGTACTGGCCAAGCTGTACGCCATTGCCGACTTGCCGGCTGCGACCCAGCGGATCATGACCCGTACCTGGACCACCATTAAGTCCGGTAAGTAA
- a CDS encoding GlxA family transcriptional regulator: MSKTVAIVVFTGVQSLDVTGPMDVFSEANRFLSPEHHYRLEVIGVEHGVMACSNGLALNAHRHFSEAMQAYDLLLVAGGPQLPFLEFGATFDTWLRDACARAARFGSICNGAFMLARAGLLDGRTVTTHWDDAAALATLCPKAKVEADRLYVQDGELYTSAGVTAGIDLALYLLGRDHGPEVALSVAKRLVVFTQRAGGQSQFSPFLTPHAEPTSAVAMVQHYVLANLTGDLTIADLANAANMSARNFSRVFAKEAKVTPAEFVERARVDAARVLLESTTAPLKTVAYQCGFRDAQHMRSVFNRRLGVTPQQFRQHFAAMV, from the coding sequence ATGAGTAAAACCGTTGCCATCGTCGTATTCACCGGCGTCCAGTCGCTGGATGTCACCGGTCCCATGGATGTGTTTTCCGAGGCCAATCGTTTTCTGTCACCGGAGCATCACTATCGGTTGGAGGTGATTGGTGTCGAGCACGGAGTGATGGCCTGTTCCAACGGTCTGGCGCTGAACGCCCACCGGCATTTCAGCGAAGCGATGCAGGCCTACGACTTGCTGTTGGTCGCCGGCGGCCCGCAATTGCCGTTCTTGGAATTCGGCGCGACGTTCGACACCTGGCTGCGTGATGCCTGCGCGCGGGCGGCGCGTTTTGGCTCGATCTGCAACGGCGCCTTCATGCTCGCCCGCGCGGGCTTGCTGGATGGGCGCACGGTGACGACCCACTGGGATGACGCTGCGGCACTGGCAACGCTGTGCCCGAAGGCCAAGGTGGAAGCGGATCGGCTGTATGTGCAGGATGGCGAGCTCTACACCTCGGCCGGTGTCACGGCGGGGATCGACCTGGCGTTGTACCTGCTGGGCCGCGATCACGGCCCTGAGGTGGCGCTGAGCGTGGCCAAGCGGCTGGTGGTGTTCACCCAGCGTGCGGGCGGTCAGTCACAGTTCAGCCCGTTCCTCACGCCCCACGCCGAACCGACTTCAGCAGTGGCCATGGTCCAGCATTATGTGTTGGCCAACCTGACCGGCGACCTGACCATTGCCGACCTGGCCAATGCCGCCAACATGAGTGCGCGCAACTTTTCCCGGGTGTTCGCCAAGGAGGCGAAAGTCACCCCGGCCGAATTCGTCGAGCGGGCACGGGTGGATGCGGCGCGGGTGTTGCTGGAGAGCACCACTGCGCCGCTCAAGACGGTGGCCTATCAGTGCGGGTTCCGCGATGCCCAGCACATGCGCAGTGTGTTCAATCGGAGGCTGGGGGTGACGCCGCAGCAGTTCAGGCAGCATTTTGCGGCGATGGTTTGA
- a CDS encoding penicillin acylase family protein, with the protein MKRSLTVLGLLIAALAAGAGGYLYSKQPTRQGMVELQHLQGSVTVRYDERGVPHIRAENEPDLYRALGYVHAQDRLFQMEVLRRLARGELAEVLGPKQLDTDKLMRSLRIRERAETYLANLDKQSPTFIAMQAYLDGINQYQDSHARPVEFDVLGIPKRPFTAQDTISIAGYMAYSFAAAFRTEPLLTFVRDQLGPNYLSVFDLDWQPKGMLTDHESNAAPALASVDWKDLNALARLSEQALADNGLPQFEGSNAWAVSGSRTKSGKPLLAGDPHIRFSAPSVWYEAHLSMPGFELYGHYQALMPFASLGMNRDFGWSITMFQNDDLDLIAEKVNPDNPNQVWYRGKWVDMVTSEQQIAVKGQPPVTLVLRQSPHGPIVNDALGNSVGKTPIAMWWAFLESQNPIIDGFYQLNRADTLAKARSASAKIQAPGLNIVWANAKGDIGWWAAAQLPKRPAGVRPWFILDGSTTDADKDGFYPFSANPQEENPARGYIVSANFQPLSPTGMEIPGYYNLADRGQQLNQQLGDKNVKWSLESSQALQLGTTTGYGPRLLAPLIPVLRSVVTDPAELKLVEQLAQWKGDYPLDSTNATLFNQFLFNLADAAMHDELGDGFFDTLLSTRVIDAALPRLAADPDSPWWDNRNTLGKETRADTVKAAWQASIAHLKNTLGADSAQWQWGKAHTLTHSHPLGQQKPLDRLFNVGPFAAPGTHEVPNNLSAKIGPAPWPVTYGPSTRRLIDFADPTHSLTVNPVGQSGVLFDRHYDDQAEAYIEGVYFQAHLNDEEVTANTRSTLKLLPARSGQ; encoded by the coding sequence ATGAAACGTAGCCTGACCGTTCTCGGATTGCTGATCGCCGCACTCGCCGCAGGGGCCGGTGGCTACCTCTACAGCAAGCAACCGACACGTCAGGGCATGGTGGAACTGCAGCACCTGCAAGGCTCGGTCACCGTGCGCTACGACGAGCGCGGCGTCCCGCACATCCGCGCTGAAAACGAACCCGACCTGTACCGCGCCCTGGGTTACGTGCATGCCCAGGACCGACTGTTCCAGATGGAAGTCCTGCGGCGTCTGGCCCGTGGCGAGCTGGCCGAAGTGCTTGGCCCGAAACAGCTCGACACCGACAAGCTGATGCGCAGCCTGCGCATTCGCGAACGCGCCGAAACCTACCTGGCGAATCTGGACAAGCAATCGCCCACCTTCATTGCCATGCAGGCCTATCTGGATGGCATCAACCAGTATCAGGACAGCCACGCCAGACCCGTGGAGTTCGATGTACTGGGTATTCCCAAACGCCCTTTCACCGCACAGGACACCATCAGCATCGCCGGCTACATGGCCTACAGCTTTGCCGCGGCATTTCGCACCGAACCGCTGCTGACCTTCGTGCGAGATCAACTCGGCCCCAATTACCTGAGCGTGTTCGACCTCGACTGGCAACCAAAGGGCATGCTGACCGACCACGAGAGCAACGCCGCACCAGCGCTGGCCAGTGTCGACTGGAAAGACCTCAACGCCCTCGCCCGCCTGAGCGAGCAGGCCTTGGCCGATAACGGCCTGCCACAGTTCGAGGGCAGCAACGCCTGGGCCGTTTCCGGCAGTCGCACCAAAAGTGGCAAGCCGCTGCTGGCGGGTGACCCGCATATCCGTTTTTCCGCACCGTCGGTGTGGTACGAAGCACACCTGTCGATGCCCGGTTTCGAACTCTATGGTCACTATCAGGCGCTGATGCCGTTCGCCTCGCTGGGTATGAACCGGGATTTCGGCTGGAGCATCACCATGTTCCAGAACGATGACCTCGATCTGATTGCCGAGAAGGTCAACCCGGACAACCCCAACCAGGTCTGGTATCGCGGCAAGTGGGTGGACATGGTGACCAGCGAACAGCAGATCGCGGTCAAGGGCCAGCCCCCGGTGACACTGGTACTGCGCCAGTCGCCCCACGGCCCGATCGTCAACGATGCGCTGGGCAACAGTGTCGGCAAGACGCCCATCGCCATGTGGTGGGCCTTTCTCGAAAGCCAGAACCCGATCATCGACGGCTTCTACCAGCTCAACCGTGCCGACACCCTGGCCAAGGCCCGTAGCGCCTCGGCGAAAATCCAGGCGCCCGGCCTGAACATCGTCTGGGCCAACGCCAAGGGCGACATCGGCTGGTGGGCCGCCGCTCAACTGCCAAAACGCCCGGCGGGTGTACGCCCGTGGTTCATCCTCGACGGCAGCACCACTGACGCCGACAAGGATGGCTTCTACCCGTTCAGTGCCAACCCCCAGGAAGAAAACCCGGCGCGCGGCTACATCGTCTCGGCGAACTTCCAGCCACTGTCACCGACGGGCATGGAGATCCCCGGCTATTACAACCTCGCCGACCGTGGCCAGCAACTCAACCAGCAGTTGGGTGACAAGAACGTCAAATGGAGTCTGGAATCCAGCCAGGCCCTGCAACTGGGTACGACGACAGGCTACGGCCCGCGCTTGCTGGCACCGCTGATACCGGTGCTGCGCAGCGTGGTGACGGATCCCGCCGAATTGAAACTCGTCGAACAACTGGCCCAGTGGAAAGGCGATTACCCACTCGATTCGACCAACGCCACACTGTTCAACCAGTTCCTGTTCAATCTGGCCGACGCGGCGATGCACGATGAACTGGGCGATGGTTTCTTCGACACCCTGCTCTCGACCCGTGTGATCGATGCCGCGCTGCCGAGGCTGGCAGCCGACCCAGACTCACCCTGGTGGGACAACCGCAATACCCTCGGCAAGGAAACCCGTGCCGATACGGTCAAGGCGGCTTGGCAGGCCAGCATCGCCCACCTCAAGAACACACTCGGCGCGGATTCCGCGCAATGGCAATGGGGCAAGGCGCACACCCTGACCCACAGCCATCCACTGGGCCAGCAAAAGCCGCTGGACCGGCTGTTCAATGTCGGCCCGTTCGCCGCGCCCGGCACCCATGAAGTGCCGAACAACCTCTCGGCGAAGATCGGCCCGGCGCCCTGGCCGGTGACCTACGGTCCTTCGACACGACGCTTGATCGACTTCGCCGACCCGACCCACAGCCTGACCGTCAACCCGGTGGGCCAGAGTGGCGTGCTGTTCGACCGGCACTATGACGACCAGGCCGAGGCGTATATCGAAGGGGTTTATTTCCAGGCGCATCTGAATGATGAAGAGGTGACGGCGAATACTCGCAGTACCTTGAAGCTGTTGCCGGCGCGGTCGGGACAATGA
- a CDS encoding HD domain-containing protein, whose amino-acid sequence MSSTIAGIKIPDSALANAVTEYIRDVESDLLYHHSRRVFLFGALSGERKQLAYNPELLYVGAMFHDLGLVEGYRSDTERFEVDGANAAAAFLKPYGFSDDDIEQVWLSIALHTTPGVPQHLRPTVALVTAGVEMDVLGMDYAAFSTVQREAVVHAHPRGEGFKECIICAFANGLRHRPQTTFGNVKTDVLVDQEPGFKPMNFVEVIRNSPWVS is encoded by the coding sequence ATGAGCAGCACCATTGCCGGCATCAAAATCCCCGACAGTGCACTGGCCAATGCCGTCACCGAATACATCCGCGACGTCGAGTCCGATCTGCTTTACCACCACTCCCGCCGAGTGTTTCTGTTCGGCGCGTTGAGCGGCGAACGCAAGCAGCTGGCCTACAACCCGGAGCTGTTGTACGTCGGTGCGATGTTCCATGACCTCGGCCTGGTGGAGGGCTATCGCAGCGACACCGAGCGCTTTGAAGTCGATGGTGCCAACGCGGCGGCAGCGTTCCTCAAGCCTTACGGTTTCAGTGATGACGATATCGAACAGGTGTGGCTGTCGATCGCCCTGCACACCACACCGGGCGTGCCACAGCATCTGCGCCCGACCGTGGCATTGGTGACGGCCGGTGTTGAAATGGACGTGCTGGGCATGGACTACGCGGCGTTTTCCACAGTGCAGCGTGAAGCGGTGGTGCATGCGCATCCACGGGGTGAAGGGTTCAAGGAGTGCATCATCTGCGCCTTTGCCAACGGCTTGCGCCATCGTCCGCAGACCACGTTCGGCAATGTGAAGACGGATGTGCTGGTGGATCAGGAGCCGGGGTTCAAGCCGATGAATTTTGTCGAGGTCATTCGCAATTCACCGTGGGTTTCCTGA
- a CDS encoding ABC transporter permease subunit, which translates to MKRFRFSSLMLVLGLLFIYLPMLILVIYSFNASKLVTVWGGWSIKWYVGLMDNTQLMGSVVRSLEIACYTAVAAVALGTLAAFVLTRITRFKGRTLFGGLVTAPLVMPEVITGLSLLLLFVAMAQMIGWPQERGIVTIWIAHTTFCAAYVAVVVSARLRELDLSIEEAAMDLGAKPFKVFFLITIPMIAPSLAAGGMMSFALSLDDLVLASFVSGPGSTTLPMEVFSAVRLGVKPEINAVASLILLAVSLMTFLVWFFGRRAEEARKRAIQQAIEEGAADSWKQPEVRRAQAPEAA; encoded by the coding sequence ATGAAACGCTTCCGTTTCTCCAGCCTGATGCTGGTACTGGGTTTGCTGTTCATCTATCTGCCGATGCTGATCCTGGTGATCTACTCGTTCAACGCCTCGAAACTGGTGACGGTGTGGGGCGGCTGGTCGATCAAGTGGTACGTGGGCCTGATGGACAACACGCAACTGATGGGCTCGGTGGTGCGCTCGCTGGAAATCGCCTGCTACACGGCGGTGGCAGCCGTGGCACTGGGTACCCTGGCGGCATTCGTCCTGACCCGCATCACCCGCTTCAAGGGCCGCACGCTGTTCGGTGGCCTGGTCACCGCGCCGCTGGTAATGCCGGAAGTGATCACCGGTCTGTCGCTGTTGCTGCTGTTCGTGGCGATGGCGCAGATGATCGGTTGGCCACAGGAGCGCGGCATCGTGACGATCTGGATCGCTCACACCACGTTCTGTGCGGCGTATGTGGCGGTGGTGGTGTCGGCGCGCTTGCGTGAGCTGGACCTGTCCATCGAAGAAGCGGCCATGGACCTGGGTGCCAAGCCGTTCAAGGTGTTCTTCCTGATCACCATCCCGATGATCGCGCCATCGCTGGCGGCGGGCGGCATGATGTCGTTCGCCCTGTCCCTGGATGACCTGGTGTTGGCGAGCTTCGTGTCCGGTCCGGGTTCCACGACCTTGCCGATGGAAGTGTTCTCGGCGGTGCGCCTGGGCGTGAAGCCCGAGATCAACGCCGTGGCCAGCCTGATTCTGTTGGCGGTATCGCTGATGACCTTCCTGGTCTGGTTCTTCGGTCGTCGCGCCGAAGAAGCGCGCAAGCGTGCGATCCAGCAAGCCATCGAAGAAGGTGCAGCCGACTCCTGGAAGCAACCGGAAGTGCGCCGCGCGCAGGCGCCGGAAGCGGCTTGA
- a CDS encoding ABC transporter permease subunit produces MPGGRQLVIGVPFVWLFLFFMLPFFIVLKISFAEADVAIPPYTEIYSYAEQKLQLLLNLGNYAMLSADELYISAYLGSLKMAFFSTILCLLIGYPMAYAIASARKELQTVLVLLIMMPTWTAILIRVYAWMGILSNNGLLNGFLMSMGWISEPLQILNTNLAVYIGVVYSYLPFMILPLYANLVKHDASLLEAASDLGSSTFNSFWKITIPLSKNGIIAGCMLVFIPVVGEFVIPELLGGPETLMIGKVLWQEFFNNRDWPVASALAVVMLAILIVPIILFNRSQAKEMEGKE; encoded by the coding sequence ATTCCCGGTGGCCGCCAACTGGTCATCGGGGTTCCTTTCGTCTGGCTGTTCCTGTTCTTCATGTTGCCGTTCTTCATCGTCCTGAAGATCAGCTTCGCCGAAGCGGACGTGGCCATTCCGCCGTACACCGAAATCTACAGCTACGCCGAGCAGAAGCTGCAACTGCTGCTCAACCTCGGCAACTACGCCATGCTCAGCGCCGACGAGTTGTACATCTCGGCTTACCTGGGCTCGTTGAAGATGGCGTTCTTCAGCACCATCCTGTGCCTGTTGATCGGCTACCCGATGGCCTATGCCATCGCCAGTGCCCGCAAAGAGCTGCAGACGGTACTGGTGCTGCTGATCATGATGCCGACCTGGACCGCGATCCTGATCCGCGTGTATGCGTGGATGGGTATCCTCAGCAACAACGGTCTGCTCAACGGTTTCCTGATGAGCATGGGCTGGATCAGCGAACCGCTGCAGATCCTCAACACCAACCTGGCGGTGTACATCGGCGTCGTGTATTCGTACCTGCCGTTCATGATCCTGCCGCTGTACGCCAACCTCGTGAAGCACGATGCAAGCTTGCTTGAGGCTGCGTCGGACCTGGGTTCGAGCACCTTCAACAGCTTCTGGAAGATCACCATTCCACTGTCCAAGAACGGCATCATCGCCGGCTGCATGCTGGTGTTCATCCCGGTGGTGGGCGAGTTCGTGATCCCTGAACTGCTTGGCGGTCCGGAAACCCTGATGATCGGTAAAGTGCTCTGGCAAGAGTTCTTCAACAACCGTGATTGGCCGGTGGCGTCCGCCCTGGCGGTGGTGATGCTGGCGATCCTGATCGTGCCGATCATCCTGTTCAACCGCAGTCAGGCCAAGGAAATGGAGGGTAAAGAATGA
- a CDS encoding ABC transporter ATP-binding protein — MAVASGAYKKALEGDQQPKQVLVKIDRVTKKFDETIAVDDVSLEIKKGEIFALLGGSGSGKSTLLRMLAGFERPTEGRIFLDGVDITDMPPYERPINMMFQSYALFPHMTVAQNIAFGLKQDKLPAAEIDARVADMLKLVQMTQYAKRKPHQLSGGQRQRVALARSLAKRPKLLLLDEPMGALDKKLRSQMQLELVEIIERVGVTCVMVTHDQEEAMTMAERIAIMHLGWIAQIGSPIDIYETPTSRLVCEFIGNVNIFDGEVIDDAEGHATITCKDLDRQIYVGHGISTSVQDKSVTYAIRPEKLLVTPTQPTCEYNWSSGKVHDIAYLGGHSVFYVELPSGKIVQSFVANAERRGARPTWGDQVYVYWEDDSGVVLRS, encoded by the coding sequence ATGGCAGTTGCCTCCGGCGCCTATAAGAAAGCCCTCGAGGGCGACCAGCAACCTAAGCAGGTGCTGGTCAAAATCGACCGGGTCACGAAGAAGTTCGACGAGACGATTGCCGTGGACGATGTGTCCCTGGAAATCAAGAAAGGCGAGATTTTCGCCCTGCTCGGCGGTTCGGGATCGGGCAAATCCACACTGCTGCGCATGCTCGCCGGCTTCGAGCGTCCGACCGAAGGGCGGATTTTCCTCGATGGCGTAGACATCACTGACATGCCGCCCTACGAGCGGCCGATCAACATGATGTTCCAGTCCTATGCGCTGTTCCCGCACATGACCGTGGCGCAGAACATCGCCTTCGGCCTCAAGCAGGACAAGCTGCCTGCCGCCGAGATCGATGCCCGCGTGGCGGACATGCTCAAGCTGGTGCAAATGACCCAGTACGCCAAGCGCAAGCCGCACCAGTTGTCCGGTGGTCAGCGTCAGCGTGTGGCCCTGGCCCGTTCGCTGGCCAAGCGTCCGAAACTGCTGCTGCTCGACGAACCGATGGGTGCACTGGACAAGAAACTGCGTTCGCAGATGCAGCTGGAACTGGTAGAGATCATCGAGCGCGTTGGCGTGACCTGCGTCATGGTGACCCACGACCAGGAAGAGGCCATGACCATGGCCGAGCGCATCGCGATCATGCACCTGGGCTGGATCGCCCAGATCGGCAGCCCGATCGATATCTACGAAACCCCGACCAGCCGCCTGGTCTGCGAATTCATCGGCAACGTCAACATCTTCGACGGTGAAGTGATCGATGATGCCGAAGGCCACGCGACCATCACCTGCAAGGACCTTGATCGCCAGATCTACGTCGGCCACGGCATCAGCACCTCGGTGCAGGACAAGTCCGTGACCTACGCGATCCGTCCGGAAAAACTGCTGGTGACCCCGACCCAGCCGACCTGCGAATACAACTGGTCCAGCGGCAAGGTCCACGACATCGCCTACCTGGGCGGGCACTCGGTGTTCTACGTCGAACTGCCGAGCGGCAAGATCGTCCAGTCCTTCGTCGCCAACGCCGAACGCCGTGGCGCACGTCCGACCTGGGGTGACCAGGTCTACGTGTACTGGGAAGACGACAGCGGCGTGGTACTTCGCTCATGA
- a CDS encoding polyamine ABC transporter substrate-binding protein has protein sequence MPISSLLRNAMLFGAGLTLAASVQAAGTVHIYNWSDYIGETTLADFQKETGIKPVYDVFDSNETLEGKLLAGRTGYDVVVPSNHFLGKQIKAGAFQKLDKSLLTNYSNLDPVLLKRLEQNDPGNLYAVPYLWGTNGIGYNVDKIKAVLGVDKIDSWGVLFEPENIKKLHSCGVAFLDSADEMMPTVLNYMGLNANSTNPDDYKKATDKLLSVRPYVTYFHSSKYIADLANGDICVAIGFSGDIFQAKHRAEEAKKGVNIAYSIPKEGGALWFDMLAIPKDSKNVKEAHAFINYLLKPEVIAQVSDYVGYANPNPGSDKLMEQSIRTDEAVYPPQEVLDKTYVSVELPPNIQRLMTRSWTTVKTGK, from the coding sequence TTGCCTATTTCTTCTTTGTTGCGCAATGCCATGCTGTTCGGCGCCGGACTGACGCTTGCCGCCAGTGTCCAGGCCGCCGGCACCGTGCATATTTATAACTGGTCCGATTACATCGGCGAGACCACCCTGGCCGACTTCCAGAAAGAGACCGGGATCAAGCCGGTCTATGACGTGTTTGACTCCAACGAAACCCTGGAAGGCAAGTTGCTGGCCGGGCGTACCGGCTACGACGTGGTCGTGCCATCCAACCATTTCCTGGGCAAGCAGATCAAGGCTGGCGCGTTCCAGAAGCTCGACAAGTCGCTGCTGACCAACTATTCCAACCTCGACCCGGTTCTGCTCAAGCGTCTGGAGCAGAACGACCCGGGTAACCTCTATGCCGTGCCGTACCTGTGGGGCACCAATGGCATCGGTTACAACGTCGACAAGATCAAGGCCGTACTGGGTGTCGACAAGATCGATTCCTGGGGCGTGCTGTTCGAGCCGGAAAACATCAAGAAGCTGCACAGCTGTGGCGTAGCGTTCCTGGATTCGGCGGATGAAATGATGCCGACCGTCCTCAACTACATGGGCCTCAATGCCAACAGCACCAACCCTGACGACTACAAGAAGGCCACCGACAAGCTGCTCTCGGTGCGCCCTTACGTGACCTACTTCCACTCCTCCAAATACATCGCGGACCTGGCCAACGGCGACATCTGTGTGGCGATCGGTTTCTCCGGCGACATCTTCCAGGCCAAACACCGTGCCGAAGAAGCCAAGAAAGGCGTGAACATCGCCTACTCGATTCCGAAAGAGGGTGGTGCGCTCTGGTTCGACATGCTGGCGATCCCCAAGGATTCGAAGAACGTCAAGGAGGCCCACGCCTTCATCAACTATTTGCTGAAGCCTGAGGTGATTGCCCAGGTCAGTGATTACGTCGGCTATGCCAACCCTAACCCGGGGTCGGACAAACTGATGGAACAGTCCATTCGTACCGACGAAGCGGTTTATCCACCGCAAGAGGTGCTCGACAAGACTTACGTGTCGGTCGAGTTGCCGCCAAACATTCAACGCTTGATGACCCGCAGCTGGACCACGGTCAAGACGGGCAAATAG